Sequence from the Marinobacter antarcticus genome:
CGGCCACCGCGAGGCTCGCCACGGTTGGGGTCGTAGGAAACTATACGTGTATTCGGGTCAAACATGACCGACTGGAAGCGGGCGTACGGGCACATGTACAAGCACACTTGCTCGCGCATCCAGCCAGCATTCAGATACGTGGCTACGGTGAAAAACGCAACCCAGAAGTAAGCCCAGCCGTTGGCCTGGAAAGTGAAGATGTCGGCAATCAGTTCGCGAATAGGGTAAAAATATCCGACAAACGTAAGCCCGGTCATAAAGGCAATAAACAACCAGATAGCATGCTTGGCTGATTTCTTGATCATTTTTTCTTTGGAATTGGGCGTTTTGTCCAGTTTCATGCGTTTGTTGCGGCTGCCTTCAATACGCTCTTCAACCCACATGAAGATGAACGTCCATACTGTCTGAGGGCAGGTGTAACCACACCAGACACGACCAAACAGTGTGGTGATGAAGAACAGGCCGAAGGCGCAGATAATCAGCATGCCCGAGAGCAGGAAAAAATCCTTGGGAAAGAAAGTGGCGCCATAAAGGTGGAATTCCCGGGCAGGCAGATCGAAGTGTATCAGCGGATCCCCATCCAGTGTCAGCCAGACAAACAGGAAGTACATGCTCATGAGCAGCAGCAGGCTGACCGTCCGGATACGCTGGAACAGGCCTTTCACTTCCTTGACGTAAATTTTCTTGCGGCTGGCGTATAACTCTACGGATTCGTCTTTCTTCTTTTTGCCCGAGGGCTCCGAGGAGGGGTCGACCTGTTTGACCGGAATCTCATTACTCATGGGTACCTCCAGGTGGAGTCTTAAAGCGGGTGCGGGCGCCGTTGCAGGCTGGTGGTGCTGATCTTCTCAAGCCTGTGCCCGCACGCAGACACAGGGTTGAGCAGACCATGCCGGGCTTGAAGCCCGGCCGGAAAGTCAGTTAGACAGGCTGTAAACGTATGCAGCCAGGATCTGGATCTGATCGCCGGATAGGCGACCACCCTGAGCGGGCATCTGGTTCTGGCGACCGTGCAGAACCGTCTGTTTGATCCACTCGTAGTTGGAGCCATACAGCCAGATGTTGTCTGTCAGGTTGGGAGCGCCAAGTGCTTGCATGCCCTTGCCTTCGGGGCCGTGGCAGGCTACGCAGGCCTGGGCGAATACGGCTTGGCCGGCTTCGGCCGCAGCAGCGTCTTTTTCTCGACCACTGAAACTCAGAACGTAGTTGACCACTTGGTCGACCTGTTCGTTGGTCATGTTCGGCATTACACCTTTCGCTGGCATATTGCCCATTCGACCGTTGTGCAGGGTTTCCAGGATAGCCTCGGGTTTGCCACCCCACAGCCAGTCGTCATCGGTCAGATTGGGGAAACCAACCTGGCCGCGAGCAGCAGAGCCGTGACAAACAGAGCAGTTGTTGGCGAACAGACGTTGGCCAATCTTGAGCGCATCTCCGTTCTTTGACAGCTCTATTACCGGTGTCTGACCGTATTGCGCAAAGATTGGACCGTACTTCTCGTCAGCTGCGGCAATTTCTGCCTCCCACTGATTGGTCGATGTCCAGCCAAGCAACCCCTTGTAGTTGCCCAGGCCCGGGTAGAGTGCCAGGTAGCCGAGGGCAAAGATGCAGGTAGCTGCAAACAGATAAAACCACCACTTAGGCAATGGATTATCATACTCTTCGATGCCATCGAAGGAATGACCCATAGTGCGGTCGGTTTCTGAATCGGTGGTCTGGCTTTTACGAGTGGCAAACAGCAGCCACCAGCAGCCGAAGACGGTACCGAGCACGATCACACTGATCCAGATGCTCCAGAAGGTACTCATTGTTTTTTCTCCGTTTTTTCCTGTGCAAGAGTACGCTTATCCACCTCGTCATCGTCGAACGGAAGGTGGGCAGCTTCTTCGTTTGCCTTTTTACGATGAGCGCTGAAAGCCCACCAGATGATGCCGATAAAAACCGCCATCACTAAAAGGGTATGAATGCCGCGTAACTCGTTAATATCCATCAAATCACCGTTTGTCTGAAAGTACGGTACCCAGCTGCTGCAGATAGGCGAGCAGGGCCTCGATTTCAAACTTGCCTTCCAGTTGATCAGCTGCACCGGCGATCTGCTCGTCAGTGTAGGGCACACCCAGCGTCTGCATGGCGGACAGCTTGGCTGCGGTACCGTTATGATCTACCACATCTTCGAACAGCCATGGGAAAGCAGGCATGTTGGACTCAGGAACCACGCTGCGCGGGTTATACAGGTGCTGGCGTTGCCAGGCATCTGAATAGCGGCCGCCAACACGGGCCAAGTCCGGCCCCGTGCGCTTGGAACCCCACAGGAACGGGCGATCGTATACGAATTCGCCCGCGACGGAATAGTGGCCGTAGCGCTCGGTTTCTGCGCGGAACGGACGGATCTGCTGGGTGTGGCAGACATGACAGCCTTCGCGAATGTAGATGTCACGGCCTTCCAGTTCCAGCGCTGACAGAGGCTCAAGACCGTCAATGGGTTCGTTGACGCTCTTCAGGAAGAACAGTGGAACCACTTCGGCCAGAAAACCACCACTGATGGTCAGGATGATCAGCACGATCATCAGACCAATGTTCTTTTCAACTATTTCGTGTTTCATCTGGTCTCTCCGTTAAGCTGCCTGAACTGCTGCGTGGTCTTGGGCAGCCGCTTCTTTCTGGCGCACGGTCATATAGAAGTTATAGGCCATAATCAGCATGCCGGTGAGGAAGATAACGCCGCCGAGGAAGCGCACAAAATAGCCCGGGTAGGATGCCTCAAGAGCTTCCACAAAGCTGTAGGTAAGGGTGCCGTCTTCGTTAATGGCTCGCCACATCAGGCCCTGCATGATGCCGTTGACCCACATTGCAACGATGTACAGTACGGTACCGACTGTCGCCAGCCAGAAGTGCACGTTGATCAGGCTGGTGCTGTACATGTCCTTGAGACCCCAGAGTTTGGGAATCAGGTGGTAAATCGCACCGATACTGATCATCGCAACCCAGCCCAGAGCGCCGGAGTGCACGTGCCCTATGGTCCAGTCTGTGTTGTGGGACAGAGCGTTCACTGTCTTGATAGACATCATCGGGCCTTCAAAGGTAGACATGCCGTAGAACGACAGGGAAACCACCAGAAAGCGGAGGATGGGGTCGGTGCGCAGTTTGTGCCATGCGCCGGACAGGGTCATCATACCGTTGATCATGCCACCCCAGGACGGAGCAAGAAGGATCAGAGACATGACCATACTGGCAGTCTGGGCCCAGTCTGGCAGAGCCGAGTAGTGCAGGTGGTGGCCACCGGCCCATACGTAGGTAGCGATCAGTGCCCAGAAGTGCACGATGGACAGACGATAGGAATAAACCGGGCGCTCGGCTTGTTTGGGAACGAAGTAGTACATCATGCCAAGGAAGCCGGCAGTGAGGAAGAAGCCTACGGCGTTATGGCCGTACCACCACTGCATCATCGCGTCAGTAACGCCGGCATAAGCCGAGTAGGACTTGAAAGCACTGACCGGCAGTGCCAGGTTATTCCCGATATGCAGTACGGCGATGGTAAGAATGAAGGCGCCGTAGAACCAGTTGGCAACGTAGATGTGTGGAGTGCTGCGCTTGGTAATGGTGCCAAAGAACACCAGAGCGTAAGTAACCCAGACTACAGCAATGGCGATATCAATTGGCCACTCCAGTTCTGCGTATTCCTTGGTGCTGGTCAAACCCATCGGCAGGGTAATTGCTGCTGAAACAATAATCGCTGTCCAGCCCCAAAAGGTAAAAGCCGCAAGTTTGTCAGAAATCAGGCGTGTCTGGCAGGTTCGCTGAACCACATAATATGATGTCGCAAACAGGGCACTACCACCAAAACCGAATATAACGGCGTTGGTATGCAATGGTCGGAGGCGACCAAAATGGGTGAACGGCAGATCGAGGTTGAGGGATGGCCAAACCAGTTGTGCTGCAATCAACACGCCCAGTGCCATGCCAACAATACCCCATACCACTGTCATGATGGCGAACTGTCTCACCACCTTGTAGTTATATGTCAGGTTCGGATTTTGTGTGCTCATAGCCTTACCAATGGGTTCAGAGTGGGGAATTATGCGGGCGCAAGTATGGACAAACCATTAGCGGTTTGCAATGACACGGATCAATTCCTGATATCCATCAAATGCGCCCGAATCAGCAGCATGGCGTCCTTTCGAAGCGCTTTGCAAGCTGAGTTTCTATGATAGCCCCAGAGTTGTTCAAGTTGAACTTGGCAAAATTAATCCAGAACAAAAAAAACGCGGCGTTGAGTCGAAAGTAATTGCACTATGTTCCGGCAATAACGGTTTGATTGCGCCCTCGGGCCTTTGCTTCGTAGAGCGCGCTG
This genomic interval carries:
- the ccoG gene encoding cytochrome c oxidase accessory protein CcoG, whose translation is MSNEIPVKQVDPSSEPSGKKKKDESVELYASRKKIYVKEVKGLFQRIRTVSLLLLMSMYFLFVWLTLDGDPLIHFDLPAREFHLYGATFFPKDFFLLSGMLIICAFGLFFITTLFGRVWCGYTCPQTVWTFIFMWVEERIEGSRNKRMKLDKTPNSKEKMIKKSAKHAIWLFIAFMTGLTFVGYFYPIRELIADIFTFQANGWAYFWVAFFTVATYLNAGWMREQVCLYMCPYARFQSVMFDPNTRIVSYDPNRGEPRGGRRKDVKPEEAGLGDCIDCGQCVHVCPTGIDIRDGLQYECIGCALCIDACDDIMDKMDYPRGLIRYTTENELEGKPSKLLRPRTFGYGAVLTAMVGAIIFVIATRVPAQMDVLRDRGTLFSFNGEGRIENSYTLKIANMSEIPQTFTLSVKGLDGIRILTQTQVSVDSGENRSLPTVVDVPPESIPQSNNEIIFHAQSETDASLKLETESRFVGPTQ
- the ccoP gene encoding cytochrome-c oxidase, cbb3-type subunit III; translation: MSTFWSIWISVIVLGTVFGCWWLLFATRKSQTTDSETDRTMGHSFDGIEEYDNPLPKWWFYLFAATCIFALGYLALYPGLGNYKGLLGWTSTNQWEAEIAAADEKYGPIFAQYGQTPVIELSKNGDALKIGQRLFANNCSVCHGSAARGQVGFPNLTDDDWLWGGKPEAILETLHNGRMGNMPAKGVMPNMTNEQVDQVVNYVLSFSGREKDAAAAEAGQAVFAQACVACHGPEGKGMQALGAPNLTDNIWLYGSNYEWIKQTVLHGRQNQMPAQGGRLSGDQIQILAAYVYSLSN
- a CDS encoding CcoQ/FixQ family Cbb3-type cytochrome c oxidase assembly chaperone, producing the protein MDINELRGIHTLLVMAVFIGIIWWAFSAHRKKANEEAAHLPFDDDEVDKRTLAQEKTEKKQ
- the ccoO gene encoding cytochrome-c oxidase, cbb3-type subunit II, giving the protein MKHEIVEKNIGLMIVLIILTISGGFLAEVVPLFFLKSVNEPIDGLEPLSALELEGRDIYIREGCHVCHTQQIRPFRAETERYGHYSVAGEFVYDRPFLWGSKRTGPDLARVGGRYSDAWQRQHLYNPRSVVPESNMPAFPWLFEDVVDHNGTAAKLSAMQTLGVPYTDEQIAGAADQLEGKFEIEALLAYLQQLGTVLSDKR
- the ccoN gene encoding cytochrome-c oxidase, cbb3-type subunit I, with translation MSTQNPNLTYNYKVVRQFAIMTVVWGIVGMALGVLIAAQLVWPSLNLDLPFTHFGRLRPLHTNAVIFGFGGSALFATSYYVVQRTCQTRLISDKLAAFTFWGWTAIIVSAAITLPMGLTSTKEYAELEWPIDIAIAVVWVTYALVFFGTITKRSTPHIYVANWFYGAFILTIAVLHIGNNLALPVSAFKSYSAYAGVTDAMMQWWYGHNAVGFFLTAGFLGMMYYFVPKQAERPVYSYRLSIVHFWALIATYVWAGGHHLHYSALPDWAQTASMVMSLILLAPSWGGMINGMMTLSGAWHKLRTDPILRFLVVSLSFYGMSTFEGPMMSIKTVNALSHNTDWTIGHVHSGALGWVAMISIGAIYHLIPKLWGLKDMYSTSLINVHFWLATVGTVLYIVAMWVNGIMQGLMWRAINEDGTLTYSFVEALEASYPGYFVRFLGGVIFLTGMLIMAYNFYMTVRQKEAAAQDHAAVQAA